From Cygnus olor isolate bCygOlo1 chromosome 7, bCygOlo1.pri.v2, whole genome shotgun sequence, a single genomic window includes:
- the MKI67 gene encoding proliferation marker protein Ki-67 isoform X7 — protein sequence MPLFGKIIVIKRNGTDGIHFPLTASSCLFGRRTECDIRIQLPQVSKEHCKIEVNENEEAILTNLSTVNPTQLNGSCFQQPVPLQHGDVLTIIDRSFRFEYPLQSTPRKRRSRSLKDETRQVAEVELLHKQTSGSKRSSDHSECEEQNADENKQSTEENMSKALPVKLQTPKSSYKTKQSIKKENEMSPFSRLYETLKHEIKVKKTLQEGNVPEKAEKEGGKGALQEPSARIASSCDLVSPAKEKEIGISENNEEYKMKQEVISSEFNQISTVGSATKKCFTRSPQTSISKEVTKGIGKRSNLQDHKEVSTPGKSKGTEVTAKTPKPSKENDSNAACLLQPCSIERLGYADEVKIYNSAITAEKIAQTTNMTKVSEVDKHVSTPTPRRKSPRSCFTSPTKEATGVDSVNIGTPTTRGGVSLERKSFSEISAEIQREDSVCRNDSLQQLPLAENKCLKQRRNSKQHTPRKSAEVEVLKEICDQTNVDSKKRDSESPASNSKSPRRNVRQSKEFVNKSIHSETPISGELKSELASPASEKSGSGRKRSRPRTSELRTEKSLETNAVKEHHNKTVDSQDSGTQQDLATNVRNRKSDLENASVPRPHRFSSKRRSSGSANVLEGNEAVSEMSVSGLLAEEESGKTKRVSQKRKSGDLLPQPLGKTKRVSFGGHLSPELFDKSLPPNSPLKRGAIPARLSLPFGDSPRAVLKKAQGLKHFAVQELSVRLQKEKMSPKNLPAQVPPAAYSPDSGKATPELTTSSPAPYTKGRFSVSLITTPSPIAEEQNGVEKDMNTEEKSGGQVQTPTSNHVSQDDNTLMATPNKLTKSSQRNSKKTPMKRSGAVAVINAKRRSGASTANLLVAKSWAEVVKLGVARPQAKAVKKRTQKGRPVKKITESPKTPERKIKGHFSTGHAESPATIVIGRAYSTTVRMAGKVPKVVKNPILKQNLNMDESFTGLGEMFKTPENESGKRSPSSPVHNSDFTPTCTAADVSELHTPEESGEMMVSPLNTPDASEQKLDCQDISYLLIEKESPKSVFDIISAKTPEGRKAVQEEDLDVDSVSIIAEKQASQVKLASKRKTPDQKLESVEVVSGIKQLLRTPKKKPKPAEALSGVKRLMKTPKQKPEPVEALSGIKQLVETPKKKPEPVEALSGIKQLVDTPKKKPKLAEVLLGIKRLMKTPKQKPEPVEALSGIKQLMETPEQKPEPAEALSGIKQLMETPEQKPEPAEALSGIEQLMETPEQKPEPAEALSGIEQLMETPEQKPEPAEALSGIEQLMETPEQKPEPVEALSVIEQLMETPEQKPEPVEALSVIEQLMETPKQKPEPAEALSGIEQLMETPEQKPEPAEALSGIEQLMETPKQKPEPVEALSGIKQLMETPEEKLEPAEVLSGIKQLTRTPQQKLEPITDENVTGVNLIPKNPKLEHQPVEDMVGVSRIFKTPKEKVEPIEDMFGISRLVQTPREKYHPVDDFVGLKRLMAEPRQKNSDSEVDYVGVKEMFGEETKVRSENVTDPKQEDAVPPCANDSRDYGGNKTVLEDTGNTSQGKDSQQNLSTTEDRSTQRLTRGRSRKTAHPTSIKQCEKDLNLKELQGLEIKSIQEEMGEISTSTSIAKNTGRRKRTNPCMEKEIVSKHPDEKTVETVSLVETQVDTQRPRRGKTKEPKELKHPSEDLESCERGSSVLQKDPANRKQALQEYDINDTSVTEDDQSRKTESVSSSSQDENYQLQTDLKKSENTSDKGSVEDRKEILLLHQKRSRGMKNIENTEALLLPKRGRRARKEQVEQASSEELHGTTRKLRKDQSAKLLQGDEWTSETVPTEESENRTKLEVKITEKRRKSSRNARKHPTEVKADVCGMALENTQNVQKAKETSNETVTETQSPTKNERKVSLGDEAESAQENTTKSSQRLKSKSPSGETDKMPITVLNLESNRSSVQEANRTRNRRGKKDSSEKKADEFAQDVNSLDLMPKCRSETEESSPKESSASSCVKQSHQVMKDQNNTADTSVTTLNSNGVAQSRQKRTRNEQEANEPKQTEILQENQTQNNRTTHRRVRGRKVNFRLEEASSEALGEERNLPGTEEGMTCKRDQHEASENPVQVRRSKRRHVDSIPQATCSTFTKKETLIKDHTKDETFAKDQDPALEAIPSSTEEVPLRGRRRREVAVASQTVSSLSIRKKRRLLEGDDKKMTVKEDQNPALGNNTLQAKANASARDKRKEIDLAAEAKSSASLRRKRGLSETDDKEESTNEEQNMLLESVSCAKEKPLGRGRKKETPPVPHTTNSISLRRKRGLPADNGREEAPKDQNVPEDEPKRGRRNEAAILLEATSSTSAQGKRNLSKESSRKNNRREAKKMISEKPSSEEKIDLSKGYSGKKISIASLAVSSSSLQGLPEDGENETPEEQQGILLEVTQSAKENPSKAGRRKRVPSKSEETSSTFLREKPVLPEDRAQKGVPKEGEGTALENNLSQEKHRQLRNKRKNVQFKSEAATSTSLHDNDSSPENGNISETQCLISTGSEGNNQSGKGKEVNRTQQTSTSRGRKRLLPADDLPPKKLKSVTCAYPNVPRTSILPGSPLGLLTSHFFAGFHFLTLLYALPRGLVCFGLLFYQSG from the exons ATGCCGCTCTTCgggaaaataattgtaattaaACGGAATGGGACTGATGGAATTCACTTTCCACTCACTGCAAGTTCTTGTTTATTTGGAAG GAGAACAGAATGTGACATCCGCATCCAGTTGCCTCAGGTCTCAAAAGAACATTGTAAAATTGAAGTAAATGAAAACGAGGAG GCAATCTTGACAAATTTAAGTACAGTAAATCCTACGCAGCTGAACGGTAGCTGTTTTCAGCAACCTGTACCTCTGCAGCACGGAGATGTGTTAACTATTATTGATCGTTCTTTCAG GTTTGAATATCCTCTCCAATCAACTCCAAGAAAGAGGCGTTCCAGATCTCTGAAAGATGAAACGCGGCAG GTGGCAGAAGTGGAGTTATTACATAAGCAAACTTCAGGATCTAAAAGATCTTCAG ATCATTCTGAGTGCGAAGAACaaaatgctgatgaaaataaacaaagtacAGAGGAAAATATGTCCAAAGCCTTACCAGTTAAGCTACAAACACCCAAATCTTCATATAAGACAAAACAAtctattaaaaaggaaaatgaaatgtctcCGTTTAGTAGACTCtatgaaacactgaaacatgagattaaagtgaaaaaaactctgcaagaaggaaatgtacctgaaaaagctgaaaaagaaggtGGTAAGGGTGCTCTGCAAGAACCAAGTGCTCGAATTGCATCAAGTTGTGATCTTGTAAGCCCggctaaagaaaaagaaataggcataagtgaaaataatgaagaatatAAGATGAAACAAGAAGTAATTAGTTCAGAATTTAATCAAATCTCAACAGTAGGAAGTGCTACCAAGAAATGTTTTACCAGAAGTCCGCAAACTTCTATTTCAAAGGAGGTGACAAAAGGTATTGGTAAGAGAAGTAACTTGCAAGATCATAAGGAAGTAAGTACGCCAGGTAAATCTAAAGGCACTGAAGTTACAGCCAAAACACCCAAACCCAGTAAGGAGAATGACAGCAATGCAGCATGTTTGCTGCAGCCATGCTCCATAGAACGCTTGGGTTATGCGGATGAGGTGAAAATCTACAACTCTGCaataacagcagagaaaatagcACAAACAACAAACATGACGAAGGTTTCTGAAGTAGATAAACATGTGTCTACACCAACCCCCAGAAGGAAGAGTCCTCGATCTTGTTTCACGTCACCTACCAAAGAAGCTACTGGGGTGGATTCTGTAAATATTGGTACTCCAACAACTCGAGGAGGTGTGTCGTTGGAACGTAagtctttttcagaaatttcagctgaaattcaaaGGGAAGATTCAGTGTGCAGAAATGATAGCCTCCAACAACTGCCtttggcagaaaataaatgcttaaaacaGAGACGAAATAGTAAACAACATACGCCAAGAAAATCAGCGGAAGTAGAAGTGCTGAAAGAAATCTGTGATCAGACAAATGTAGACTCAAAAAAGAGAGATTCTGAGTCCCCTGCTTCTAATTCCAAGAGTCCCAGAAGAAATGTCAGACAAAGTAAAGAATTTGTAAACAAAAGCATCCATTCAGAGACACCAATTTCAGGAGAGTTAAAATCAGAACTGGCATCTCCTGCTAGTGAGAAATCTGgctctggaagaaaaaggagtagGCCAAGGACCTCTGAACTGCGAACTGAGAAATCATTGGAGACAAATGCAGTTAAAGAACACCACAATAAGACTGTAGACAGTCAGGACAGTGGAACTCAACAAGATCTGGCCACCAATGTGCGTAATCGGAAATCAGATTTGGAAAATGCCAGTGTTCCAAGACCTCATAGATTCTCGTCAAAAAGAAGGTCTTCTGGAAGTGCTAATGTACTGGAAGGCAACGAGgctgtttcagaaatgagtgTTTCTGGCCTGTTGGCTGAAGAAGAATCAG gcaagaCAAAAAGAGTATCTCAGAAGAGGAAGAGCGGTGATCTGTTACCTCAGCCTttaggaaagacaaaaagagtGTCTTTTGGTGGTCATCTAAGTCCAGAACTCTTTGACAAAAGTTTGCCTCCCAACTCGCCCCTTAAAAGAGGTGCGATTCCTGCAAGACTGAGCTTACCATTTGGAGACTCCCCACGTGCAGTGCTGAAAAAGGCTCAGGGGCTGAAGCACTTTGCAGTCCAG GAACTTTCTGTAcgtttgcaaaaagaaaaaatgtcaccAAAAAATTTGCCAGCCCAGGTGCCCCCAGCTGCCTATTCCCCTGACTCTGGAAAAGCAACACCAGAGCTTACTACAAGCTCTCCAGCACCTTACACAAAAGGACGTTTCTCTGTTTCGCTCATCACAACACCATCACCAATTGCAGAAGAGCAGAACGGTGTTGAAAAAGATATGAATACAGAGGAGAAGAGTGGTGGCCAAGTGCAAACACCTACATCTAATCATGTTAGCCAAGATGATAACACCTTAATGGCAACACCAAACAAGTTAACAAAAAGTTCACAACGTAATTCGAAGAAGACTCCCATGAAGAGAAGTGGTGCTGTAGCAGTTATCAATGCAAAAAGAAGAAGCGGTGCCTCTACTGCCAATTTACTAG TTGCAAAATCTTGGGCAGAAGTGGTAAAACTAGGTGTTGCGAGACCACAGGCAAAGGCTGTTAAAAAACGTACCCAAAAAGGAAGACCAGTGAAGAAGATAACAGAGTCACCAAAG actccagaaagaaaaataaaaggtcattTTAGCACAGGTCATGCAGAGTCTCCCGCTACAATAGTTATAGGTAGAGCTTACTCTACCACTGTCAGAATGGCTGGAAAGGTCCCTAAAGTGGTGAAAAATCCGATCTTGAAACAAAACTTGAATATGGATGAAAGCTTCACAG GACTGGGTGAGATGTTTAAAACTCCAGAAAATGAGAGTGGAAAAAGATCACCTTCGAGCCCTGTTCATAACAGTGATTTTACACCAACGTGCACTGCAGCGGACGTTTCTGAACTGCATACTCCCGAAGAATCTG GAGAGATGATGGTGTCACCATTAAATACTCCAGATGCTTCGGAACAGAAACTTGATTGTCAAGACATCTCATATCTTCTGATAGAGAAGGAATCTCCAAAGTCTGTGTTTGACATAATATCCGCCAAAActcctgaaggaagaaaagctgtgcaGGAAGAAGATCTTGATGTGGATAGTGTGTCAATAATTGCAGAGAAACAAGCATCTCAGGTGAAATTGGCAAGTAAAAGGAAAACTCCAGATCAGAAGTTGGAGTCAGTTGAGGTTGTGTCAGGCATCAAGCAGCTATTAAGGACCccaaagaaaaagccaaaacctGCAGAGGCCCTGTCAGGCGTCAAGCGGCTTATGAAGACCCCAAAGCAGAAACCAGAGCCTGTAGAGGCCCTGTCAGGAATCAAGCAGCTTGTGGAGACCCCGAAGAAGAAACCAGAGCCTGTAGAGGCCCTGTCAGGCATCAAGCAGCTCGTGGACACCCCGAAGAAGAAACCGAAGCTAGCTGAGGTCCTGTTGGGCATCAAGCGGCTTATGAAGACCCCAAAGCAGAAACCAGAGCCTGTAGAGGCCCTGTCAGGCATCAAGCAGCTCATGGAGACCCCAGAGCAGAAACCAGAGCCAGCTGAGGCCCTGTCAGGCATCAAGCAGCTCATGGAGACCCCAGAGCAGAAACCAGAGCCAGCTGAGGCCCTGTCAGGCATCGAGCAGCTCATGGAGACCCCAGAGCAGAAACCAGAGCCAGCTGAGGCCCTGTCAGGCATCGAGCAGCTCATGGAGACCCCAGAGCAGAAACCAGAGCCAGCTGAGGCCCTGTCAGGCATCGAGCAGCTCATGGAGACCCCAGAGCAGAAACCAGAGCCTGTAGAGGCCCTGTCAGTCATCGAGCAGCTCATGGAGACCCCAGAGCAGAAACCAGAGCCTGTAGAGGCCCTGTCAGTCATCGAGCAGCTCATGGAGACCCCAAAGCAGAAACCAGAGCCAGCTGAGGCCCTGTCAGGCATCGAGCAGCTCATGGAGACCCCAGAGCAGAAACCAGAGCCAGCTGAGGCCCTGTCAGGCATCGAGCAGCTCATGGAGACCCCAAAGCAGAAACCAGAGCCTGTAGAGGCCCTGTCAGGCATCAAGCAGCTCATGGAGACCCCAGAAGAAAAGCTGGAGCCAGCTGAGGTCCTATCAGGCATCAAGCAGCTCACAAGGACCCCACAGCAAAAGTTGGAACCTATTACAGATGAAAATGTCACAGGAGTTAATTTAATCccaaaaaatccaaaattgGAACATCAACCAGTAGAAGACATGGTTGGGGTCAGCCGTATTTTCAAAACTCCAAAGGAAAAAGTTGAACCCATAGAAGATATGTTTGGAATTAGTAGATTAGTGCAGACTCCAAGAGAGAAATATCATCCAGTTGATGACTTTGTGGGTCTGAAGAGGCTTATGGCAGAACCCAGACAGAAAAATTCTGATTCTGAAGTGGATTATGTTGGAGTTAAGGAAATGTTTGGTGAGGAGacaaag GTCAGGTCAGAAAATGTTACGGATCCTAAGCAAGAAGATGCTGTGCCTCCTTGTGCTAATGACAGTCGTGACTATG GGGGgaataaaactgttttagaaGACACAGGAAATACTTCACAAGGTAAAGATTCTCAACAGAATTTGTCAACTACTGAAGACCGCTCTACCCAGCGACTAACAAGGGGCAGATCAAGGAAGACTGCACATCCAACTTCAATAAAGCAGTGTGAAAaggatttaaatttaaaagaactgCAAGGTCTGGAGATAAAGAGCATCCAAGAAGAGATGGGAGAGATCAGTACTTCAACTTCAATAGctaaaaatacaggaagaagaaagagaacaaatccttgcatggaaaaagaaattgtttcaaaGCATCCTGATGAGAAAACAGTTGAAACCGTTTCACTTGTGGAAACGCAAGTTGATACTCAAAGACCAAGAAGAGGCAAAACTAAAGAACCAAAGGAGTTAAAACATCCTAGTGAGGATCTTGAGTCTTGTGAAAGAGGTTCTTCAGTGCTACAAAAAGATCCTGCAAATAGGAAACAGGCTTTGCAGGAGTATGACATCAATGACACATCTGTAACTGAAGATGATCaaagcagaaagacagaaagcgTATCTAGTAGCAGTCAGGATGAAAATTATCAACtgcaaacagatttaaaaaaatctgaaaacacatCTGACAAAGGTAGTGtagaagacaggaaagaaattcttctaTTGCATCAGAAGAGGTCTagaggaatgaaaaatatagaaaacacagaagcacTGCTTCTAcctaaaagaggaagaagagctaGGAAAGAACAGGTTGAACAAGCTTCTTCAGAGGAGCTTCATGGGACAACAAGGAAACTTCGTAAAGACCAATCAGCAAAATTACTACAAGGTGATGAGTGGACTTCTGAGACTGTCCCCACAGAGGAATCTGAAAACAGAACTAAACTTGAAgtaaagataacagaaaaaagaCGTAAGTCTTCAAGAAATGCTAGAAAACACCCAACGGAAGTAAAAGCAGATGTTTGCGGGATGGCActtgaaaatacacagaatgttcagaaagcaaaggaaacttCAAACGAAACTGTTACCGAAACACAATCACCCACcaaaaatgagaggaaagtATCTCTGGGAGATGAAGCAGAAAGTGCTCAGGAAAATACAACAAAGTCATCTCAAAGATTAAAGTCAAAATCACCTTCTGGAGAGACAGATAAAATGCCAATTACTGTTCTGAACTTGGAATCAAACAGAAGCTCAGTACAAGAAGCAAACAGAACTAgaaacaggagagggaaaaaagactcttcagagaaaaaggcTGATGAATTTGCCCAGGATGTAAACAGCCTAGATCTTATGCCCAAATGTAGGTCAGAAACAGAGGAATCTTCTCCCAAAGAGTCTTCAGCCTCTAGTTGTGTCAAGCAGTCACACCAAGTAATGAAAGACCAGAACAACACAGCTGACACATCAGTAACTACTCTAAACAGCAACGGTGTTGCTCAGAGCCGTCAAAAACGGACAAGAAATGAGCAGGAAGCAAATGAACCAAAGCAAACTGAAATCTTGCAAGAGaatcaaacacaaaataacaGAACTACACATAGAAGAGTTAGAGGtagaaaagttaattttagACTTGAAGAAGCCAGTTCTGAAGCTCtaggagaagaaaggaatttaCCTGGGACTGAGGAAGGAATGACTTGCAAACGTGATCAACATGAGGCTTCAGAAAATCCTGTACAAGTAAGGAGGAGCAAAAGAAGGCACGTTGATTCCATTCCACAAGCAACTTGTTCTACCTTTACGAAGAAGGAAACCTTAATTAAAGATCATACTAAAGATGAGACTTTTGCAAAAGATCAAGATCCAGCTTTGGAAGCTATTCCCTCTTCAACAGAAGAGGTTCCACTGAGAGGACGAAGAAGGCGAGAGGTTGCTGTAGCATCACAAACAGTGAGTTCTctttctatcagaaaaaaacGTAGGTTGCTAGAAGGTGATGATAAAAAGATGACTGTGAAAGAAGATCAAAATCCAGCATTGGGAAATAACACTTTGCAGGCAAAAGCAAATGCATCAGCAagggacaaaagaaaagagattgaTCTAGCAGCAGAGGCAAAAAGTTCAGCTTCTCTCCGGAGAAAACGTGGCTTGTCAGAAACTGATGATAAAGAGGAGAGTACtaatgaagaacaaaacatGCTTTTGGAATCAGTGTCCTgtgcaaaagaaaagccattaGGAAggggcagaaagaaagaaactccTCCAGTGCCACACACAACTAATTCCATTTCTCTTAGAAGAAAACGTGGTTTGCCAGCAGATAATGGTAGAGAAGAGGCTCCTAAAGATCAAAATGTTCCAGAAGATGAACCGAAAAGAGGCAGAAGGAATGAAGCTGCCATCTTGTTAGAAGCCACAAGTTCTACTTCTGCTCAGGGAAAACGTAACTTATCAAAAGAAAGTAGCAGAAAGAATAATCGTAGGGAAgctaaaaaaatgatttctgaaaaaccctcttctgaagaaaaaatcgATCTTTCAAAAGGGTACTCAGGGAAAAAGATTAGTATCGCTTCACTGGCTGTTAGTTCTAGTTCACTTCAAGGTTTGCCAGAAGATGGTGAGAATGAAACTCCTGAAGAGCAACAGGGTATACTTTTGGAAGTAACCCaatcagcaaaagaaaatccatcgaaagcaggcagaaggaaaagagttCCTTCCAAATCTGAAGAAACTAGTTCAACTTTTCTCAGGGAAAAGCCTGTCTTGCCTGAAGACAGAGCTCAAAAAGGAGTTCCTAAAGAAGGTGAAGGTACAgctctggaaaataatttatccCAGGAGAAACATAGGcaactgagaaataaaaggaaaaatgtacaATTCAAATCAGAGGCAGCTACTTCTACTTCTCTTCACGATAATGACAGCTCGCCTGAAAATGGCAACATTTCGGAAACTCAGTGTTTGATATCCACTGGCTCTGAAGGAAATAATCagtctggaaaaggaaaagaggttaACCGTACCCAGCAAACTTCCACTTCTCGCGGAAGAAAACGTCTGTTGCCAGCAGATGACTTACCAcccaaaaaattaaaatcag ttaCATGTGCTTATCCAAATGTACCACGTACATCTATTTTGCCAGGTTCCCCTCTTGGTTTGTTGACTTCACActtttttgctggttttcacTTCTTGACACTACTATATGCGCTTCCCAGAGGATTGgtctgttttggtttgcttttctacCAGTCTGGATAG